The Oncorhynchus tshawytscha isolate Ot180627B linkage group LG27, Otsh_v2.0, whole genome shotgun sequence genome includes the window GTTATGCTGGTTTACCTGGTTTCTTGATTGGCTGCTCCAGCAGCACTTGGGGCGTTTCCAGGTGCTGGTGTCGAGGCTGATGATTGGACTATCCTCTGCTGGGAGCTTTGTTCAGTAGCTGACGATTGGGTAGCCCAATGCTGAGGAGCGAGGTTAGTAGTTTGTGATTTGATGGCATCTAGCTGAACGGTGACATCAGTGGTATTTGATTGGGTGACACCCTGCCTTACTTCCGGGTTAGTGGCTTCTGGTTGGCATCTGGGTGGCTTGGGGGGTGCAGAACAGGTAGCTGCTGATTGGATGGTGCACTGCTCAGGTGTAGTGGGTTCAGTGCTAGTATTTATGGAGGTACACTCCTGAAGGATAGGGTCTGGGACCGATGATTGGACAATACTCCCCTGACGGACACAGTCATTGGCTGGAGATGGGTAGGTAGTCTCAGTGGGGGTAGAGTCAGAGGCACATTGCTGCATGGCAGTGTTCAAGGTTGGTGATAAGGTGGATACATGCTGCAGTCCTATGCTTATGGTTGCTGATTGGCTGGTGCTCCGCTCAGAGGCAGGTTGACAGGCTGGTGGTTGGACGGTGGTGGTTGGGAGCGGGGTGGCATGCTCTAGCCTTGTGGAGGAGACTGGGACTGCTGCTGCTTGCTGGTGCTGTCCCGCTGCAGACTCTGGTGCTTCTGGGAGTTTCTCTGTGGTCTCATGATATTCACTGGCATCACTCTCCTCTGAACTCTCACTGCTACTGTCGTCTGAGGAGGTGGACTCATACCTGCAGGACAGAACAGATCTATCACACATGTCAACTCACGATCTCTGTAGTGTAACATGaatacactgttacacactatcAATAACACACGTACCCTCCATTGACTCCAGTGAACTGCAGGTTCTTCTTGGTGGATGGAGAGCCAGGTTCTCCTTCTGCCTTATGTTTCATAATGGACCTCAGGGCGGTCTGGGGAGAGGCTGCTGCAGCTGGAGAGAAGACCCAATGTTGCCACAATGTTATGTTACGTCAGGGACAGTTAGCGGGAGGGTTAAGGTAAGGAGTCGCACGGTCCATAGCTACCTGGCTTTGATGGGTCTTCTTGATAATGGACGGTGTTTATGGCAGTGTGCTGGGgtgtctctccttccttcagatGCAGCAAAGCCATCTGATTACCAATGGTATCAATGGCGATGGCAGGATTAGTGACAGGCACAGAGGTGGACACCTCACTTCTTAGGACCTCTCGGACCTGTTTGGAGGAGATGGCGATGGGCAGCTCAACAGCTGCATCTGGAGGAATGGAAAGGAAGAGGACAAAAGATGGAAGGGATCAACAATCAAAGAAAATGGTTTTTCAACCTAACAACTCATTGTTATAGAAAACATTTGTACATTTTACAGGAGCATATAGAGGtaaatgccttgctcaggggcacatCGACATCCtctttcacctagttggctcaggggtttgaaccagtgacctttaggttactggcccaacgctcttaaccactagactacctgccgccccatttaaaCCTACTTCATTTAATTTGATATCACTTGGAACTTATCACTGAAGTCAGACCTACCCTCTGGGCCCAGGGCCTGTGCATGTCCTCTGTGGGTTCCCTCCAGGACTGTaccacctggagggagggagggggagctgcACCCCTCTGCTCGGAGCAACGTGCCCACCCCCACCACAGTGGCTGGTTGCTCCAGCGTGTACACCTGGATTCCCACAGTTCTCTGCGCCCGGTGATGGGGCTGCTGGGTAAAGCTGACTACCGTTTGCAGGCTGCGTCCCTGCTGCTCCTGCCAGCTCAGACTGGTGGCCCTGACCGAGTGGTTTGCCTGGGGGGCCAgagcctgcctctccctctgagctgcctgcacctgctgttGGGCAGCCAACAGCTCCTGCATCGTCCTCTTCAGCTGGCCCTCCAGCTGGCCCACCTGGCTCTTCAGGGCCTCTGTCTCCGGCACCAGCCCCAGGTCCTGCTCCTTCAACCCTATGCCCACATCCACCTGCTGGCTGCCCCTCGCCTCCTCTGGTCCCACCCCAATGGTACGCACTTCCCTCTGCCCAGCCGGCCGCGCTCCACCCACGATCACCGTGTCCTCAATCTCACAGCCTGAGTCTGCCTGCGGCCTGGAGCCCTCAGgactggtgggggtggtgggggacAGAGGCCCTGCTGCAACCCTGGTGGTGGCTTCAGCTCCAGAGCTCACCTCCTCCTCTGGGATGTCGATGTAGAGCTCCCCTCGGGGCCGGCCCACTCTGCCAAAGCCAAGGGTGTGTCCCAGAAACTTCTGGCTCTTCAGCTGGACGCTTAgctgcctcttctcctcctgcaGCACAGAGATCTTCACCTGGAGCACGGGGATTGTCTTCACCTGCTCCTCCAGCTCCCGGATCTTCCTGAGAGCCACCGCCATCTGCTCTCTCACATGCTGCAGGTGGGCCGGGGTGGGTGACACAGGCGTGGACATGCCGGAGCTCATTGGGGTGAAGGAGCCCGTTCCTCCTCCATGGGTGCGGTTGTAGCTGTGGGCGCTGCTCAGGGAGGTGGTGGATCCGGCCATGCTGTTGTGCATGCTACCCAGTGTGCTGGAGAACCTCCTGGGGGccccttctttctcttcctccaacTTCCTGCGGGCATCCAGCAGTGTCTTCTCCACCCGGGCCGTGCTGAAGCTGGGCCtctgggagtgggagtgggagctGTGTGGGTGGTAGCCTGGGGCGCAGTAGGAGAAGGATGATTGGCGACTGTCCTGGCTGGTGTTGGAGCACAGGGACTCTGTGGAGGTCCACCAGGAGCCTGTGTAGCCGTACCCCCGGGGGAGAGACCCGTAGCGGGGCCGGCGCTGACCGGGCACCTTCTTGATGGTGTTTCCCTTCTCAATGTCGTTGACATACTTGAGGAAGTCTAGGTCCAGACGGTAGCCGTAGGGGGTCTCCACAGAGTAGGGCGCCTCCTGCTCCTTCCCGTGCAGGGAGGGGGGAGCGGACGGGGTAAGCTTCCCTGCAGGGAACAGGAAATAGAGTTAAAACAAGCAAAAATCTGCCATCTAATCTCGGACTCAGACTTCAGAAAATAGCATTATCTCTCAGGGATACTGAGTGTTTAGGTATATACTCTAATAGTAGTTACACAAATTAGGTAGAAACAGTTTGATAAATAAAGTAGTAGGTTATAGCCAGACCTTGATTGGTTTAAGATATCTAAAGACCTTAGGTTGATCTAAGTTATTTTGGATGTTAAACACTTCAGGCCAAGGCTGATTAAGTTAAATCCTGGACTGAAAAGCATGCCAAAGGGAGAAACTCCATTGAAATGACTTTTTagtcttaatctgtgtctgggaaacagtCCCTACATGAGAAATAGATTATTCACTCACATGACAGTTTGTGGAAGATGATTCAGTATTATGATGTGAAGAAATAGAAAGAGTATAGAGTTAGGACCATACCTCCTGGGAAGCTGGGGTCCATGTGCAGCACCTGAGCCATGATGTCACACGTTTACCCACAAAACCTCACctggggggagagaaagacacagtCATACAAACCTATCAAACACTTCCACAACACAGTCAGAATAACTACTCCTAATGGAGCAACCCACTGTAAGGTATTTGACAATACACTGTACacaaagggggtggggggtgggataCAATAGATACACCAGCAGGGGAAAGGCCAGTGAAAAAAGGTGAAATCTTCAACCTTAAAGGGTTCATCGGTTGTCCCCATAGGGAAACCcgttgaagaaccatttttggctacaggtagaacccttttcattccaggcagaaccctttccacagagggttctacatggaacccaaacgggttatacctggaaccgaaaaggattctacctggaaccaaaaagggttctcctatgtagATAAccgaagaacccctttggaacccttgtttctaagagtgtagggtcACAATGACAACCCTTGTAGTTGAAGAGTCTCTCTTTCTCACGAGGGCAGAGTAACATAAGCTGGGTTTGTATTGGTCAATATACTGCTTCTTTGTTGGGATGGCCTGAGAGTTTAATTGGTCATACTGTAGGATGGTCATATGGTGGGTTGGCTATATCTAACATCTTGTTATATGTCCCTAAGAATCTCTATGTGTAATATATTTAGCCTCAATTAGCCATTTCTGTACTTTTCTGCCTGCTTATGTTCTTTCTGCTTGATAGTACATCTTTCTGCTTGATAGTACATCTTTCTGCTTGATAGTACATCTTTCTGCTTGATAGTACATCTTTCGGCTCAATAGCACATCTTTCTGCTCGACAGTACATCTTTCTGCTTGACAGTACATCTTTCTGCTTGATAGTACATCTTTCTGCTTGATAGTACATCTTTCTGCTTGATAGTACATCTTTCTGCTTGATAGTACATCTTTCGGCTCAATAGCACATCTTTCTGCTCGACAGTACATCTTTCTGCTTGACAGTACATCTTTCTGCTTGACAGTACATCTTTCTGCTTGATAGTACATCTTTCTGCTTGAAAGTACACAGTTTGTTTCTGGTTCTAATATTCCGAGGAGGAGAAGAGTTAGAAGGGGAAAGTTTCCTGGCAGCTTATTCCAGGAGAGAGAGGTCGGAGGCTGCCAGTTACAGCCTTATTAGGAATCGTTTGTGAACACTAACAGAGGTTCTCGATTTAGGGTTTACAGACACTCTcgccctttctttctctcccactctttttccatttattttcccctttctgttccctctctctgtatctccctccatctctccctccctcctctttcattctttctctccccctctattcgTCAGCTGACGATAAAGAGATTTCAGCTGACCACTGtctcccctcatcccccttccccctcctcttgcTCCCATACACTCAAACCAAGATAGTACATTCACCACATTAAACACAATCAAAACAATGACCAAATGCACACTGGGATCGACACTGAGAAAACCAATGCATATTTCATGTTGTTGTGAACTTTCTTTCTATTCGCCTACTGGATGTCTTGCTATTGGTGTACTAACATTTCTGTTTGGAAGTTAATAGTGATGGCTGAGCTATTCTTCTGACACCCTTTGCAGTTTATGTTTGCTTGTGGCAAGAGGAAAGTGACATGCTGCCAGCGATGACATACTGCCCACAATGAGGGGTCTCTGATTCCGTGTGTCTCCCCGGCTGCTAAATATTAACTTTCTAGGTCATTCATTTGTGGGAACTGGGGATTCACTTTTTCAGCATTACATCTCTTGCATTAGTCACTGGAGCCTCACCAGCTGAATCTGTAAAACAGACATCAAAAGTTTGGACTTGAATTGATTTTATTCTCAGGGCATACTTAGTTCATGCCCAGTTTACTGTTCTGTTCCATCAGCAAGAAAGGAGTCTCTCTCTGCTCATTTCaatttctgtctctcccctcgctcgtcctctccctccctctaatctCATGACTCTCGTCAGCGCCTGTTTATGCTCTTGCCCATTTCAGGGAAAGTAGGGCACTTGGAAACATTGACTAGATTGACTTGGTATTTTTGAAGCCTGAATttctctgtatactgtagctctccctatctctgtctttctcacactgatatggcaacacacacagacatgcacgccCACGCAAACACATACACGCACAGATACGCACACACCACGTGCCCACAcgaacccccctcccccacacacacaaacaaagaagGCAAACAATTTGATATGATTGATAGATTGATTTGATACCTCCGCAAAATGATGGCAGGACATGTAGTGTTAGTATCAAAGTAGTTGCAACAAGGGCCTCCCGagaggcgcagtggtctaaggcactgcatcgcagtgctattgtgccactagagattctggctTCGAgttcaggctctgtcgcagccagccgcgaccgggaggcccatggggcggggcacaattggtccagcgtcgtccgggttaggggagggtttggccggcagggatatccttgtctcatcgcgcactagcgactcctgtggcgggccgggcgcagtgcacgctgacacggtcgccaggtgtacagtctTTCCTCACATTGGTGTGCCTGGCTTCCAGGTTGAATGGGCATTGTGTcaggaagcagtgcggcttggttgggttgtgttgtgttgtgttgtgtttcggaagacgcatggctctcgacctccgcctcgtccgtacgggagttgcagcgatgagacaaaagACCAACTACCACGAAATCGGGaagaaaaagtttttttttttttcattaaataaaaatgaaacgttatttaaaaaataattcaaataaaataaaaagtagtttaaacaaatcaaatgacTTCTGAGATGCATTGTTTAATGTGCATTTcctggtatgagtacagtataaaTGCTTATGTGAGCGTATCTGAAATATGGAATGTGAGTGTGTcagatgtctctgtgtgtgtctgtgagaaagaacaggaaggtggtgtgtgtgtgtcattgagagagtacaggaaggcGGAGGTCTGGTTGACAGGGGCACAGTTGATGAGATATAATTAGAGTGTTCAGTTCAGCTACACAGCGTGACAAACATCCCGGCCCTCAGCAACGACGACGGCCAAaactctcctctccacaccctccttctctctctcgttctccttctCATATTAACTCTCAATTTAGTTGAATATTCCTTTATTTTCCTACTCACGTAGGAACACGTACTCTGTTACGGGCcgctttcttctctctcgcctctctctatTTAACGCTTTGCCTGGTGCTCCAATTCCTACCCTCCCCCAAACCTTCTGCATCTGCCTCTACAACAGTGCCTCgttaggtgtttgtgtgtgtgtgtgtgtgtgtgtgtgtgtgtgtgtgtgtgtgagtgagtgagagtgtccGTGCATGTGTTTGTACGTGGGTGTCCACCCGTAAGTGTGTGTCTGCCGTGTCTTTGTGCTCCACCATGTATGTGGGTgaccttactccctctctctctgggctgtaaACAGTGTTCCATTGAGATGACAGTGATTAGAGTCCAGTGTACCCCCAGCTCCTCCTCAGCAGCACCAGCACAGCCAGCCAACCATTCTTCAGTGATACACTCCCAGACGCAGACTttaacctcctcctctcctcctcctcctccagccatTCTCTACCCTCCTCCAGGAGGAAGGAGTTGCCCGAGACTGATGCCCCCCTCCTCCCCACGTTCCAGACCAGCGGAAGTTAACATTGCCCGCCTCCAGGGTCCCCCACTCTGACTATTAAGATTAGAAATCAAGGGGAGAAAAACTCAGATCCTTCAAGCACAAAATAGGATGTGTCTCTGAGACTGCTGATGTCCTGTTGGATGCCAGAGTGTGCCTGCGTGATTGCTGCTTGGCTACTTTTAAATCATTGTGACTTGTTGCAACATTGATACACCGAAGCTGTTTCAGAATGTGCTAATATACCGCTACATTGTTATCACACAGAGTCCCTCAataaaagatacaggtgtccctCACCTGTATCAAAACATACATACCACATTTCTTACCACACATATCTTTGTGATCAGAGGAGGGTGACCATCATGGTTAGTAGGTAAGATACAGTAGGTTTAGTTCTGGAAGAAAACTCTCAGGGCTAGTACTTCAGTCAGGTCCAGAATTATTGCCACCCTTGACAAAGATGAGCAAAAAcatataaaaccttttttttaatggctcagtgtcgttatcctcgcaaggtgaggtattgaaaggtattggAAACAGGGGTGCCAAACATTTGAACCCTATCTTTTAGAGAAAATGGctttacttgttaaacaaaatctctttctctgagcaatgatattagtataataataataacaatatcatTTCCCAATTTATTTGAGCATACAATATGTCTcagtatttttattatttattttatagtccgttttgctaatctttatcaagggtgccaataattttggacctgactgtatgtcCAACACGTTGTCTTTATTCAGTCTTGCCTCCTTTTTTATTGCCACGGGGATTAAGCTGTGCTTATAGCAAAGTAAGAAATACCTTGAATCCCACAACCCAGAGAAAATCATGGAATTTTCCACCCACTTCTTAAATAACTGCCTTTTGTGTGATTGCTATTCTGCACAAGTTTGGGAATGGGAATGGTTTATGAATTAGGAAAAGAGGGATTTATTTTCTGCTCCATACCAGCTGCTCAGAGTGCTGCAGGgttggtctctcctcctccccaatcTCCTCACTCTGgcttctcttctctcctatttttcttccctcccctctttctcacgGTCAGCACCTGAGCACAGCATGGAGGAAAATAATGGAACGATATTAACATTTATATTAAGAAATCATAACATCCATTTCATAAACCTACTGAGATAGAGATCAGAAAACAGAAAAGACCAGATCGACCCACAAAATAAACTTGGGATAAATGCAACCAAGTTCCAAATGAAGCACATCATTGAGGTATCCGGTGAATCTTTAACCAGCCATCAAATCTCAAAACGTCCATGACAACTCTAACAGGTCCATCCCAGCCTCTCCAGAGGGCTACAAACAGGCCTCTCATACAAAACAGGGATTACCCACTGTTCAGGCAGGTTACCAAGGACTGGTTACTGTAAGACTAAAAACACCCAGGTCTGCAGTAGAAAACAAACCCAAGAAACACATTCCACTGCCTCAGAGTGACAGCTCCACACATGAAAAACATCCTTTCCATCTCACCACAAAATGCCAATCAAATTCACGAGTCGATGGACCTCATTTCAGAGCAACAGCAGACCTCCATGCAGCTAGTGCCTTGAGAAATGTCTCATCCGTCTGAGTCTgaaccacaacaacacagactgCTATATGGCCAATCAACCAAGGCTGGCTGGGAACCTCCCTGTCATGACATTGAGCAATGTTTTCAGGCACTTCTTGACTCACACTCTTGAACCTGGTGccatgtaacacactcctctggTTTCACAGGAAcacccaaatcaaatcatcaaatcacattttattggtcacatacacatggtaagcagatgttattgcgagcgtagcgaaatgcttgtgcttctagttccgaccgtgcaataatatctaacaatttcacaacaacttccTTATACACACGagtgtaaaggaatgattaagaatatgtacatataaatatatggatgagtgatggccgaacggcataggcaagatgcagtagatggtatagagtacagtatatacatatgagatgagtaatgtagggtatgtaaacattatataaagtggcatagtttaagtgactagtgatacatttattacatccaaatgTTAATTataaaagtggctagagattgagtctgtatgttggcagcagccactcaatgttagtgatggctgtttaacagtccgattgccttgagatagaagctgtttttcagcctctcggtcccagctttgatacacctgtactggcctcgccttctagatgatagcggggtgaacaggcagtggctcgggtgatcTTTTTTGACCTTCCCGTGACATCggctggtgtaggtgtcctggagggcaggtagtttgcccccagtgatgcagacctcacaaccctctggagagtcttacggttgtgggcggagcagttgccataccaggcggtgatacagcccgacaggatgctctcgattgtgcatctgtaaaagtttgtgactGTTTTCGgtaacaagccaaatttcttcagcctcctgaggttgaagaggtgctattGCGCCTCTTTCACCACGCtttctgtgtggatggaccatttcagtttgtcagtgatgtgtacgccgaggaaattaaaactttccaccttctccactactgtcccgtcgatgtggataggggggtgctccctctgctgtttccttaagtccacgatcatctcctttgttttgttgacgttgagtgtgaggttattttcttgacaccacactcctagggccctcacctcctccctgtaggtcgtctcgtcgttgttggtaatcaagcctaccactgcagtgccgtctgaaaacttgatgattgagttggaggtgtgcatggccacacagtcatgggtgaacatggagtaaaggagagggctgagaacacacacttgtggggccccagtgttgaggatcagcggggtggagatgttgtttcctaccctcaccacctgggggcggtccgtcagaAAGTCTGGACCTCttggggaggtaagcaaattggagtgggtctagggtgtcaggtagggtggaggtgatatgatccttgactagactctcaaagcacttcatgatgacggaagtgagtgctaaggggcgatagtcgtttagctcagttaccttagctttcttgggaacagaaacaatggtggccctcttgaagcttgtgggaacagcagactgggataaggattgattgaatatgtccgtaaacacaccagccagctggtctgcgcatgctctgaggacgcggctggggatgccgtctgggccggcccAGATATTGTTGCCCCAGGATCTTGCCAAGGCATCTCCACGACATCACCTATACTTACACGTGATTTGCAAGGAATACAGCCTATATTCGCTATCTGCAAATCCATGTGATTTCAGATTCGTCCTGTCACAAATACGTTCCAGGAGATAAGCAGCGTGATAATGGAGGTTATTTCCTTTTTCTCATAAATTGGCTTTCACTGCAACGCCTAGGACTAAACTAGTACATTTCATTATGGAGTCGTGGCCAAATGACGTCAGACATTTCCATTTACAGAATGTCACATTATGACCTTTTATCTTACACAGTCCATTGTTGAATACTTTTGTcatgggacagagggaggaaggagagagtgagagaaacagagcctCATAGAGGAACGACAGCCAAATCACAATGAGCCATTCATTCAGCCCCTAGTTCCACAGCTGGTTCTAATATAGAGCTAGGagtggcaaagagagagagagagagaccgagagaaaagcagagagagagagagagagagagacacacacacgatcaACCCATATttacatacataaataaataaaagaaagagagggagggagaaagagaggcagagagagagagagataggggagagagagacacatagatagacagagagagagagataggggagagagagacacatagatagacagagagagagagataggggagagagagacacatagatagacagagagagagagataggggagagagagacacatagatagacagagagagagagataggggagagagagacacatagatagacagagagagagagataggggagagagagacacatagatagacagagagagagagataggggagagagagacacatagatagacagagagagagagataggggagagagagacacatagatagacagagagagagagataggggagagagagactgttacagCATAGAAAATAAGCCTCAAAACAAATGTGATGTTGTCTGAGGCCCTGTTGTGGATCCAGACACTGTCAGAGAGTGGAAATACAAATAGGCCCAGTGATGACGAGCAACCAATGTCTGGGAGGTCTGTGTACATGTCTTAGACTCCTACTCTTATCAGTCATCACAAATCAATACAAATGTGATTCTATCATACTAGAAGGCATCAGTAAATATCACAATAGAGAATAACGG containing:
- the LOC112226074 gene encoding KN motif and ankyrin repeat domain-containing protein 2; translation: MAQVLHMDPSFPGGKLTPSAPPSLHGKEQEAPYSVETPYGYRLDLDFLKYVNDIEKGNTIKKVPGQRRPRYGSLPRGYGYTGSWWTSTESLCSNTSQDSRQSSFSYCAPGYHPHSSHSHSQRPSFSTARVEKTLLDARRKLEEEKEGAPRRFSSTLGSMHNSMAGSTTSLSSAHSYNRTHGGGTGSFTPMSSGMSTPVSPTPAHLQHVREQMAVALRKIRELEEQVKTIPVLQVKISVLQEEKRQLSVQLKSQKFLGHTLGFGRVGRPRGELYIDIPEEEVSSGAEATTRVAAGPLSPTTPTSPEGSRPQADSGCEIEDTVIVGGARPAGQREVRTIGVGPEEARGSQQVDVGIGLKEQDLGLVPETEALKSQVGQLEGQLKRTMQELLAAQQQVQAAQRERQALAPQANHSVRATSLSWQEQQGRSLQTVVSFTQQPHHRAQRTVGIQVYTLEQPATVVGVGTLLRAEGCSSPSLPPGGTVLEGTHRGHAQALGPEDAAVELPIAISSKQVREVLRSEVSTSVPVTNPAIAIDTIGNQMALLHLKEGETPQHTAINTVHYQEDPSKPAAAASPQTALRSIMKHKAEGEPGSPSTKKNLQFTGVNGGYESTSSDDSSSESSEESDASEYHETTEKLPEAPESAAGQHQQAAAVPVSSTRLEHATPLPTTTVQPPACQPASERSTSQSATISIGLQHVSTLSPTLNTAMQQCASDSTPTETTYPSPANDCVRQGSIVQSSVPDPILQECTSINTSTEPTTPEQCTIQSAATCSAPPKPPRCQPEATNPEVRQGVTQSNTTDVTVQLDAIKSQTTNLAPQHWATQSSATEQSSQQRIVQSSASTPAPGNAPSAAGAANQETRLEFSESLMASLHALQKALGEPNAFSQQAARTAYTTVLQEWLRVSCHKAADTAMVRAYMDTFSSVSPQLLKFVVNMADGNGNTALHYTVSHSNFPVVKLLLDTGLCNADKQNKAGYTAIMLTALAAFHSDSDLHTVLQLLRTGDVNAKASQAGQTALMLAVSHGRGDMVRALLSCGAQVNIRDDDGSTALMCACEHGHVDIVRQLLSVPGCDVTLTDNDGSSALSIALEASQNDIAVLLYAHLNFAKPPSPVSPKSPLLGSSPPSGETK